Proteins encoded together in one Pseudomonas arsenicoxydans window:
- the fadB gene encoding fatty acid oxidation complex subunit alpha FadB has translation MIYEGKAITVKALESGIVELKFDLKGESVNKFNRLTLNELRQAVDTIKADASIKGVIVSSGKDVFIVGADITEFVENFKLPDAELVAGNLEANKIFSDFEDLNVPTVAAINGIALGGGLEMCLAADYRVMSTKAKIGLPEVKLGIYPGFGGTVRLPRLIGADNAIEWIASGKENRPEDALKVSAVDAVVAPEKLQEAALELIKRAISGEFDYKAKRQPKLEKLKLNAIEQMMAFETAKGFVAGQAGPNYPAPVEAIKTIQKAANFGRDKALEVEAAGFVKLAKTSAAQSLIGLFLNDQELKKKAKAYDEIAKDVKQAAVLGAGIMGGGIAYQSASKGTPILMKDINEHGIEQGLAEAAKLLVGRVDKGRMTPAKMAEVLNGIRPTLSYGDFGHVDLVVEAVVENPKVKQAVLAEVEDKVKEDTILASNTSTISITLLAKALKRPENFVGMHFFNPVHMMPLVEVIRGEKSSELAVATTVAYAKKMGKNPIVVNDCPGFLVNRVLFPYFGGFAKLVSAGVDFVRIDKVMEKFGWPMGPAYLMDVVGIDTGHHGRDVMAEGFPDRMKDDRRSAIDVLYEAKRLGQKNGKGFYAYETDKKGKQKKVADPSVLEVLKPIVYEQREVTDEDIINWMMIPLCLETVRCLEDGIVETAAEADMGLVYGIGFPPFRGGALRYIDSIGVAEFVALADQYADLGALYHPTAKLREMAKTGQRFFG, from the coding sequence ATGATTTACGAAGGTAAAGCCATCACGGTTAAGGCTCTTGAAAGTGGCATCGTCGAATTGAAATTCGACCTCAAGGGTGAGTCCGTCAACAAGTTCAACCGTCTAACCCTGAACGAACTGCGTCAGGCCGTAGACACCATCAAGGCAGATGCTTCGATCAAGGGTGTGATCGTCAGCAGTGGCAAGGACGTCTTCATCGTCGGCGCCGACATCACCGAATTTGTCGAGAACTTCAAGCTGCCTGATGCCGAGCTTGTTGCTGGCAATCTGGAAGCCAACAAGATTTTCAGCGATTTCGAAGACCTCAACGTCCCGACTGTCGCCGCGATCAACGGTATCGCCCTAGGCGGCGGTCTGGAAATGTGCCTGGCGGCGGACTACCGCGTCATGTCGACCAAGGCCAAGATCGGTCTGCCGGAAGTGAAGCTGGGCATCTACCCTGGTTTCGGCGGTACCGTGCGTCTGCCGCGCCTGATCGGTGCCGACAACGCCATCGAGTGGATTGCCTCCGGCAAGGAAAACCGTCCTGAAGACGCACTGAAAGTCAGCGCCGTCGATGCGGTGGTTGCTCCTGAGAAACTGCAGGAAGCGGCTCTTGAACTGATCAAGCGCGCCATCTCCGGCGAGTTCGACTACAAGGCCAAGCGTCAGCCGAAGCTGGAAAAGCTCAAGCTGAACGCCATCGAGCAAATGATGGCTTTCGAAACCGCCAAAGGTTTCGTGGCTGGTCAAGCTGGCCCGAACTACCCGGCGCCGGTTGAAGCGATCAAGACCATCCAGAAAGCCGCGAACTTCGGTCGTGACAAGGCGCTGGAAGTCGAAGCGGCCGGTTTCGTCAAACTGGCCAAGACCTCTGCCGCGCAGAGCTTGATCGGTCTGTTCCTGAACGATCAGGAGCTGAAGAAAAAGGCCAAGGCCTACGACGAAATCGCCAAGGACGTGAAGCAGGCTGCCGTATTGGGCGCTGGCATCATGGGTGGCGGTATCGCTTATCAGTCGGCGTCCAAAGGCACGCCGATCCTGATGAAAGACATCAACGAGCACGGCATCGAGCAAGGTCTGGCTGAAGCCGCCAAGCTGCTGGTGGGTCGCGTTGATAAAGGTCGCATGACCCCGGCGAAAATGGCTGAAGTGCTCAACGGCATTCGTCCGACCCTGTCCTACGGTGATTTCGGTCACGTGGATCTGGTTGTCGAAGCGGTCGTCGAGAATCCAAAGGTCAAACAAGCCGTGCTGGCTGAAGTCGAAGACAAGGTCAAAGAGGACACCATCCTCGCGTCCAACACCTCGACCATTTCCATCACCTTGCTGGCCAAGGCCCTCAAGCGTCCGGAAAACTTCGTCGGCATGCACTTCTTCAACCCGGTGCACATGATGCCGCTGGTTGAAGTGATTCGTGGCGAGAAGTCCAGTGAGCTGGCGGTTGCCACCACCGTTGCCTACGCCAAGAAAATGGGCAAGAACCCGATCGTCGTCAACGACTGCCCGGGCTTCCTGGTCAACCGCGTGCTGTTCCCGTACTTCGGCGGTTTCGCCAAGCTGGTCAGCGCTGGTGTGGACTTCGTCCGTATCGACAAGGTCATGGAAAAATTCGGCTGGCCAATGGGCCCGGCCTACCTGATGGACGTGGTCGGCATCGACACCGGTCACCACGGTCGTGACGTTATGGCTGAAGGCTTCCCGGACCGCATGAAAGACGATCGCCGTTCGGCTATCGACGTCCTCTACGAAGCCAAGCGCCTGGGCCAGAAGAATGGCAAAGGCTTCTACGCCTACGAGACCGACAAGAAAGGCAAGCAGAAGAAGGTGGCCGATCCGTCGGTGCTGGAAGTGCTCAAGCCAATCGTTTACGAGCAGCGCGAAGTCACCGACGAAGACATCATCAACTGGATGATGATCCCGTTGTGCCTGGAAACCGTGCGTTGCCTGGAAGACGGCATCGTCGAAACTGCTGCCGAAGCCGACATGGGTCTGGTCTACGGTATTGGTTTCCCTCCATTCCGTGGCGGTGCGCTGCGCTACATCGATTCGATCGGTGTTGCCGAGTTCGTTGCCCTGGCTGACCAGTACGCTGATTTGGGCGCGCTGTACCACCCGACCGCAAAACTGCGTGAAATGGCCAAAACCGGCCAACGGTTCTTCGGTTAA
- a CDS encoding DUF6586 family protein, which produces MAHELYTRTNQKIYFAGLSLEALAKAEEGRAMNSLALIQAGRESALFHLYGALLGLCHEIAGFYRLPQANAPRAELLLTREVLDTIAIPEMAEMVELAQNPETWLAKLLAAHAALFQPPRAPHKPKGDVTQPLILAVNLDDEEAPEELSREELESWRQNLKGLAIRFREGLNEC; this is translated from the coding sequence ATGGCCCACGAACTCTATACCCGCACCAACCAGAAGATTTATTTCGCCGGCTTGTCGCTGGAAGCGCTGGCCAAAGCCGAAGAGGGGCGGGCAATGAACTCCCTGGCGTTGATTCAGGCAGGACGTGAATCGGCGCTGTTCCACCTGTACGGTGCGCTGCTGGGCTTGTGTCATGAAATCGCCGGCTTCTATCGCCTGCCTCAGGCCAACGCGCCTCGGGCCGAGTTACTGCTGACTCGCGAGGTGCTGGACACCATCGCCATTCCCGAAATGGCCGAGATGGTCGAGTTGGCGCAAAACCCTGAAACCTGGCTGGCCAAACTGTTGGCGGCCCACGCAGCGTTGTTTCAACCACCTCGCGCTCCGCACAAGCCTAAAGGCGATGTGACGCAACCCCTCATCCTGGCGGTTAACCTGGATGATGAAGAGGCGCCAGAGGAGCTGAGTCGGGAAGAGCTGGAGAGCTGGCGTCAGAACCTGAAAGGGTTGGCGATTCGGTTTCGCGAAGGTTTGAACGAGTGTTAA
- a CDS encoding TetR/AcrR family transcriptional regulator, which translates to MAQSETVERILDAAEQLFAEKGFAETSLRLITSKAGVNLAAVNYHFGSKKALIQAVFSRFLGPFCLSLDKELERRQAKPENKPTLEELLEILVEQALVVQPRSGNDLSIFMRLLGLAFSQSQGHLRRYLEDMYGKVFRRYMMLVNEAAPRIPPIELFWRVHFMLGAAAFSMSGIKALRAIAETDFGVNTSIEQVMRLMVPFLAAGMRAETGVTDSAMATAQLRPRSKSAPVAAKV; encoded by the coding sequence ATGGCCCAGTCGGAAACCGTTGAACGCATTCTTGATGCTGCCGAGCAGTTGTTCGCGGAAAAAGGTTTCGCGGAAACCTCTTTGCGTCTGATCACCAGCAAGGCCGGTGTCAATCTGGCGGCGGTGAATTATCACTTCGGATCGAAAAAGGCGCTAATTCAGGCCGTCTTCTCGCGTTTTCTCGGCCCGTTCTGCCTGAGCCTCGATAAAGAGCTCGAACGCCGTCAGGCCAAGCCTGAAAACAAGCCGACGCTTGAAGAGTTGCTCGAAATTCTTGTCGAGCAGGCGCTCGTCGTGCAGCCACGCAGTGGCAACGATCTGTCTATCTTCATGCGGTTACTGGGCCTGGCCTTCAGTCAGAGCCAGGGCCACTTGCGGCGCTATCTGGAAGACATGTACGGCAAGGTGTTCCGCCGCTACATGATGCTGGTCAACGAAGCTGCACCCCGTATCCCTCCGATCGAGTTGTTCTGGCGCGTGCACTTCATGCTCGGTGCCGCTGCATTCAGCATGTCGGGGATCAAGGCGTTGCGTGCGATTGCCGAAACCGATTTCGGCGTCAACACCTCCATCGAGCAGGTCATGCGCCTGATGGTGCCGTTCCTGGCCGCTGGCATGCGCGCCGAAACCGGCGTCACCGATTCGGCGATGGCCACTGCGCAGTTGCGCCCGCGCAGCAAATCAGCCCCGGTTGCCGCCAAGGTTTAA
- the topA gene encoding type I DNA topoisomerase, which translates to MGKSLVIVESPAKAKTINKYLGNQYVVKSSIGHIRDLPTSGSASASKEPAAKRGKAAAGEGPVLTPKEKARKQLVSRMGVDPDHGWKAKYEILPGKEKVIEELRRLAKDADTIYLATDLDREGEAIAWHLREAIGGDDSRYKRVVFNEITKKAIQEAFSKPGELDIDRVNAQQARRFLDRVVGYMVSPLLWAKVARGLSAGRVQSVAVKLVVEREREIRAFNPEEYWEVHADLGTAKGATVRFDVAREKGEAFKPLNEAQAMAALEKLKASSYSIVKREDKPTSSKPSAPFITSTLQQAASNRLGFGVKKTMMMAQRLYEAGYITYMRTDSTNLSADAVTMARTYIEGEFGKKYLPETPNVYSSKEGAQEAHEAIRPSDANTEPSKLSGMERDAERLYELIWRQFLACQMLPAQYLSTTVTVGAGDFELRAKGRILKFDGYTRVMPQIAKPGDDDVLPDMAQGDAMKLIKLDPTQHFTKPPARYSEASLVKEMEKRGIGRPSTYAAIISTIQDRGYVALHNRRFYSEKMGDIVTERLAESFSNLMDYGFTAGMEENLDDVAQGERDWKNVLDEFYGDFKKKLEVAESAEGGMRANQPVMTDIPCVVCGRPMQIRTASTGVFLGCSGYSLPPKERCKATVNLVPGDEIAADDEGESESLVLRGKHRCPICSTAMDAYLLDEKRKLHICGNNPDCDGYEVEEGNYRIKGYEGPSLECDKCGSEMQLKTGRFGKFFGCTNATCKNTRKLLKSGDAAPPKMDPVKMPELKCEKVNDTYILRDGASGLFLAASQFPKNRETRAPLVMEIVPHKDEIDPKYHFLCEAPKKDPDGLPAVIRYSRKTKEQYVQTEVDGKPTGWKAYYDGGKWTVEDKRPAAKA; encoded by the coding sequence ATGGGCAAATCGCTGGTCATTGTGGAATCCCCGGCTAAGGCCAAGACCATCAACAAGTATCTGGGTAACCAATACGTGGTGAAGTCGAGTATCGGCCATATCCGAGACCTGCCCACCAGCGGTTCGGCTAGCGCCAGCAAAGAGCCAGCCGCCAAGCGCGGCAAGGCCGCCGCGGGTGAAGGTCCGGTGCTCACGCCGAAAGAGAAAGCGCGCAAGCAGCTGGTCTCGCGCATGGGTGTCGATCCCGATCATGGCTGGAAAGCCAAGTACGAGATCCTCCCGGGCAAGGAAAAGGTCATCGAAGAGCTGCGCCGGCTCGCCAAGGATGCTGACACCATCTATCTCGCAACCGACTTGGATCGCGAGGGGGAAGCCATTGCCTGGCACCTGCGCGAAGCCATCGGTGGTGACGACAGCCGCTACAAGCGCGTGGTGTTCAACGAAATCACCAAGAAAGCGATCCAGGAAGCCTTCTCCAAACCGGGCGAGCTGGACATCGATCGTGTAAACGCACAACAAGCACGTCGTTTCCTCGACCGTGTCGTGGGTTACATGGTTTCTCCGCTGCTGTGGGCCAAAGTTGCCCGTGGCCTGTCTGCCGGTCGTGTGCAGTCGGTGGCGGTGAAGCTGGTCGTTGAGCGTGAGCGTGAAATTCGCGCGTTCAACCCGGAAGAGTACTGGGAAGTCCACGCCGACCTGGGCACCGCCAAGGGCGCGACCGTGCGCTTTGACGTAGCTCGCGAGAAAGGCGAGGCCTTCAAGCCGCTCAACGAAGCCCAGGCCATGGCGGCGCTGGAGAAGCTCAAGGCTTCCAGCTATAGCATCGTCAAGCGCGAAGACAAACCGACCAGCAGCAAGCCGTCGGCACCGTTCATCACGTCCACCCTGCAACAGGCGGCGAGTAACCGCCTGGGCTTCGGCGTGAAGAAAACCATGATGATGGCCCAGCGTTTGTACGAAGCGGGCTACATCACTTATATGCGTACCGACTCCACCAACCTCTCGGCCGATGCCGTGACGATGGCGCGCACTTATATCGAAGGCGAGTTCGGCAAGAAGTACCTGCCGGAAACCCCGAACGTCTACAGCAGCAAGGAAGGCGCACAAGAGGCTCACGAAGCGATTCGTCCGTCCGACGCCAATACCGAGCCAAGCAAGCTGTCGGGCATGGAGCGTGACGCAGAGCGGCTCTACGAGCTGATCTGGCGCCAGTTCCTCGCTTGCCAGATGCTGCCGGCTCAATACCTGTCGACCACTGTTACTGTCGGCGCCGGTGATTTCGAGCTGCGCGCCAAGGGCCGTATCCTGAAGTTCGACGGTTACACCCGCGTCATGCCGCAAATCGCCAAGCCAGGCGATGACGACGTGCTGCCGGACATGGCCCAGGGCGACGCGATGAAGCTGATCAAGCTTGATCCGACCCAGCACTTCACCAAGCCGCCGGCGCGTTACTCGGAAGCGAGCCTGGTCAAAGAAATGGAAAAACGCGGCATCGGTCGTCCTTCGACCTACGCAGCGATCATTTCGACCATCCAGGACCGTGGCTACGTCGCGCTGCACAACCGTCGTTTCTACTCGGAAAAGATGGGCGATATCGTCACTGAACGTCTGGCCGAGAGTTTCTCCAATCTCATGGACTACGGCTTCACCGCCGGCATGGAAGAGAACCTCGATGACGTGGCCCAAGGCGAACGCGACTGGAAAAACGTGCTCGACGAGTTCTACGGCGACTTCAAGAAGAAGCTCGAAGTAGCCGAGAGCGCCGAAGGCGGCATGCGCGCCAACCAACCGGTAATGACTGACATTCCGTGTGTGGTGTGCGGTCGTCCAATGCAGATTCGTACAGCGTCCACTGGCGTGTTCCTGGGTTGCTCGGGCTACAGCCTGCCGCCGAAAGAACGCTGCAAGGCCACCGTCAACCTGGTGCCAGGCGATGAAATTGCTGCGGACGACGAGGGTGAATCGGAATCGCTGGTCCTGCGCGGCAAACACCGTTGCCCGATTTGCAGCACTGCGATGGATGCTTACCTTCTGGATGAAAAGCGCAAGCTGCACATCTGTGGTAACAATCCGGATTGCGACGGCTACGAAGTCGAAGAGGGCAACTACCGCATCAAGGGCTATGAAGGTCCGAGCCTGGAATGTGACAAGTGCGGCAGTGAGATGCAGCTCAAGACTGGCCGTTTCGGCAAGTTCTTCGGTTGCACCAACGCAACGTGCAAGAACACCCGCAAACTGCTGAAAAGCGGTGACGCGGCGCCGCCGAAGATGGACCCGGTGAAGATGCCTGAGCTGAAATGCGAGAAGGTCAACGACACCTACATCTTGCGTGACGGTGCTTCTGGTCTGTTCCTGGCCGCCAGCCAATTCCCGAAAAACCGCGAGACGCGTGCTCCGCTGGTCATGGAAATTGTGCCGCACAAGGATGAGATCGATCCGAAGTATCATTTCCTCTGCGAAGCACCGAAAAAGGATCCGGACGGCCTGCCTGCCGTGATCCGTTACAGCCGCAAGACCAAAGAGCAATACGTGCAGACTGAAGTCGACGGTAAGCCGACTGGCTGGAAGGCGTATTACGACGGCGGTAAGTGGACCGTTGAAGACAAGCGTCCGGCAGCCAAGGCTTAA
- the nagZ gene encoding beta-N-acetylhexosaminidase: MQGSLMVDVAGTWLTAEDRQLLRHPEVGGLIIFARNIEHPRQVRELSAAIRAIRPDLLLAVDQEGGRVQRLRQGFVRLPAMRAIADNPNAEYLAEQCGWIMATEVLAVGLDLSFAPVLDLDYQRSAVVGTRSFEGDPERAALLAGAFIRGMNSAGMAATGKHFPGHGWAEADSHVAIPTDERSLDEIRSKDLVPFARLSKQLAAVMPAHVIYPQVDSQPAGFSRRWLQDILRGELQFDGVIFSDDLSMAGAHVVGDAASRIEAALTAGCDMGLVCNDRAAAELALSAAQRMKVKPSPRIARMRGQSFAGTEYRQDPRWLAAVGALKEAQLID; the protein is encoded by the coding sequence CTGCAAGGCTCGTTGATGGTGGACGTCGCCGGTACCTGGCTGACGGCCGAAGATCGCCAATTGTTGCGTCATCCCGAAGTGGGTGGCCTGATCATTTTTGCGCGCAACATAGAGCACCCGCGCCAGGTGCGCGAGTTGAGCGCCGCGATCCGCGCCATTCGCCCCGATCTGCTGTTGGCGGTAGACCAGGAGGGCGGGCGGGTTCAGCGTCTGCGTCAGGGCTTCGTCCGGCTGCCGGCCATGCGTGCCATCGCCGACAACCCGAACGCCGAATACCTGGCCGAGCAATGTGGCTGGATCATGGCGACCGAAGTATTGGCCGTTGGTCTGGACTTGAGCTTCGCCCCGGTGCTCGACCTGGATTATCAGCGCAGCGCCGTTGTCGGCACCCGTTCCTTTGAAGGTGACCCGGAGCGCGCCGCGCTTCTGGCCGGTGCCTTCATCCGCGGGATGAACAGCGCCGGCATGGCCGCCACCGGCAAGCACTTCCCGGGTCACGGCTGGGCCGAGGCGGACTCCCACGTCGCCATTCCGACCGACGAGCGCAGCCTCGACGAGATTCGCAGCAAAGACCTGGTGCCGTTTGCTCGACTGAGCAAGCAGTTGGCTGCCGTTATGCCGGCCCATGTGATTTATCCACAGGTCGATTCCCAGCCTGCCGGTTTCTCCCGGCGCTGGTTGCAGGACATCCTGCGTGGCGAGTTGCAGTTCGACGGGGTTATCTTCAGTGATGATCTTTCCATGGCTGGCGCCCACGTGGTCGGCGATGCGGCCAGCCGAATCGAAGCTGCGCTGACTGCCGGTTGCGACATGGGCTTGGTCTGCAATGACCGTGCTGCCGCAGAGTTGGCGCTGAGCGCCGCCCAGCGCATGAAGGTCAAGCCGTCGCCGCGTATTGCGCGGATGCGCGGGCAGTCGTTCGCCGGCACCGAATACCGTCAGGACCCGCGCTGGCTCGCCGCTGTTGGCGCGCTCAAAGAAGCTCAACTGATTGATTAA
- the lexA gene encoding transcriptional repressor LexA, with amino-acid sequence MLKLTPRQAEILAFIKRCLEDNGYPPTRAEIAQELGFKSPNAAEEHLKALARKGAIEMTPGASRGIRIPGFEAKADESTLPIIGRVAAGAPILAQQHIEESCNINPAFFHPRADYLLRVHGMSMKDVGIFDGDLLAVHTTREARNGQIVVARIGDEVTVKRFKRDGSKVWLLAENPEFAPIEVNLKDQELVIEGLSVGVIRR; translated from the coding sequence ATGCTAAAGCTGACGCCACGCCAAGCAGAGATTCTGGCCTTCATCAAACGCTGCCTAGAAGACAACGGTTACCCGCCGACACGTGCGGAAATCGCTCAGGAATTGGGTTTCAAATCGCCCAACGCGGCGGAAGAACACCTGAAGGCACTGGCCCGAAAAGGTGCTATCGAGATGACCCCGGGCGCCTCCCGCGGCATTCGCATCCCTGGCTTCGAAGCCAAGGCCGACGAGTCCACACTGCCGATCATTGGCCGAGTGGCCGCCGGTGCGCCGATCCTGGCCCAGCAACACATCGAAGAGTCCTGCAACATCAACCCTGCCTTCTTCCATCCGCGTGCCGACTATCTGCTGCGCGTTCATGGCATGAGCATGAAAGACGTCGGCATTTTCGACGGCGACTTGCTGGCCGTCCACACCACCCGTGAAGCCCGCAACGGCCAGATCGTCGTGGCACGGATCGGTGATGAAGTGACCGTCAAGCGTTTCAAGCGCGATGGCAGCAAAGTCTGGTTACTTGCCGAAAACCCTGAATTCGCCCCTATCGAAGTGAACCTGAAAGATCAGGAACTGGTGATCGAAGGCTTGAGTGTTGGCGTCATTCGCCGCTAA
- a CDS encoding universal stress protein: MPYTHILVAVDLTEECDPVIHRARELSVSSGAKLSLVHIVEPMAMAFGGDVPMDLSQLQQQQFDQAKERLDRLIVKYPELSKEYSHLTYGQPRQEIHHLAKEQTCDLIVVGSHGRHGLALLLGSTANDVLHGAPCDVLAVRLIKS, encoded by the coding sequence ATGCCCTACACCCACATTCTGGTCGCTGTAGACCTAACCGAAGAGTGCGACCCTGTCATCCACCGTGCTCGCGAGCTGTCGGTGAGCAGCGGTGCGAAATTATCCCTGGTTCACATCGTCGAACCCATGGCCATGGCCTTTGGCGGCGATGTCCCCATGGACCTGTCACAACTGCAACAACAACAGTTTGATCAGGCCAAGGAGCGCCTGGACCGGTTGATCGTGAAATACCCTGAACTCTCCAAGGAATACAGCCACCTGACCTACGGCCAGCCACGCCAGGAGATCCACCATCTGGCCAAGGAACAAACCTGTGACCTGATCGTGGTGGGCAGCCATGGCCGACACGGCCTGGCACTGCTGCTGGGCTCGACCGCCAATGACGTGCTTCACGGTGCGCCTTGCGATGTGCTCGCGGTGCGCCTGATCAAAAGCTAA
- the fadA gene encoding acetyl-CoA C-acyltransferase FadA — protein MSLNPRDVVIVDFGRTPMGRSKGGMHRNTRAEDMSAHLISKLLERNVKVDPNEVEDVIWGCVNQTLEQGWNIARMASLMTQIPHTAAGQTVSRLCGSSMSALHTAAQAIMTGNGDVFVVGGVEHMGHVSMMHGVDPNPHMSLYAAKASGMMGLTAEMLGKMHGITREQQDAFGVRSHQLAHKATVEGKFKDEIIPMQGYDENGFLKLFDYDETIRPETTLESLAALKPAFNPKGGTVTAGTSSQITDGASCMIVMSAQRAQDLGIQPMAVIRSMAVAGVDPAIMGYGPVPATQKALKRAGLGINDIDFFELNEAFAAQALPVLKDLKVLDKMNEKVNLHGGAIALGHPFGCSGARISGTLLNVMKQNGGTFGVATMCIGLGQGISTVFERV, from the coding sequence ATGAGCTTGAATCCAAGAGACGTCGTGATTGTCGACTTCGGTCGTACTCCGATGGGCCGCTCCAAGGGCGGCATGCACCGCAACACCCGCGCCGAAGACATGTCGGCGCACTTGATCAGCAAATTGCTGGAACGCAACGTCAAGGTCGACCCGAATGAAGTCGAAGACGTCATCTGGGGCTGCGTAAACCAGACCCTGGAGCAGGGCTGGAACATCGCCCGCATGGCGTCCCTGATGACTCAGATCCCGCACACTGCCGCCGGCCAGACCGTCAGCCGTCTGTGTGGTTCGTCGATGAGCGCTCTGCACACTGCCGCACAAGCGATCATGACCGGCAACGGTGACGTGTTCGTGGTCGGCGGCGTCGAGCACATGGGCCACGTGAGCATGATGCACGGTGTCGATCCGAACCCGCACATGTCGCTGTACGCGGCAAAAGCTTCGGGCATGATGGGCCTGACCGCTGAAATGCTGGGTAAAATGCACGGCATCACTCGCGAACAACAGGATGCTTTCGGCGTGCGTTCCCACCAGCTCGCTCACAAGGCGACTGTGGAAGGCAAGTTCAAAGACGAAATCATCCCGATGCAGGGCTATGACGAGAACGGTTTCCTGAAACTGTTCGACTACGACGAAACCATTCGTCCGGAAACCACCCTGGAAAGCCTGGCGGCTCTCAAGCCTGCTTTCAACCCGAAGGGCGGCACCGTGACAGCAGGTACTTCGTCGCAGATCACCGACGGTGCTTCGTGCATGATCGTGATGTCGGCGCAGCGTGCACAAGACCTGGGCATCCAGCCTATGGCGGTGATCCGCTCGATGGCAGTGGCAGGTGTGGACCCGGCAATCATGGGCTATGGTCCAGTACCGGCCACCCAAAAAGCCTTGAAGCGTGCGGGCCTTGGTATTAACGATATCGACTTCTTCGAGCTCAACGAAGCTTTCGCTGCACAGGCCTTGCCAGTGCTGAAAGATCTGAAAGTGCTCGACAAGATGAACGAGAAGGTTAACCTGCACGGCGGCGCAATCGCCTTGGGTCACCCGTTCGGTTGCTCCGGTGCTCGTATCTCCGGCACTCTGCTGAACGTGATGAAGCAAAATGGCGGCACCTTCGGGGTAGCCACCATGTGCATTGGTCTCGGCCAAGGCATCTCCACCGTCTTCGAACGCGTTTAA
- the sulA gene encoding SOS-induced cell division inhibitor SulA produces the protein MQFPHTPQQAQLPLFEAFLAQPLAPILKDVVEAPWGAEPEVFSELSLRGAAGNCLNLLAPILRELSQDQDARWLTLIAPPASLTQVWLREAGLNRERILLLQPRGTQSAQQLTCEALRLGRSHTVVSWLNPLNTNSRQQLISAARIGDAQSLNIRLG, from the coding sequence ATGCAGTTCCCACACACACCACAACAAGCCCAACTGCCGTTGTTCGAGGCATTTCTGGCACAGCCATTGGCACCGATCCTGAAAGACGTGGTCGAGGCGCCTTGGGGCGCAGAACCCGAAGTCTTCAGCGAGCTGTCATTGCGTGGTGCGGCGGGGAACTGCCTGAATCTTCTGGCGCCCATTCTTCGGGAGCTGAGTCAGGATCAGGACGCACGCTGGCTGACATTGATTGCTCCGCCCGCCAGCCTGACTCAAGTGTGGCTGCGCGAAGCTGGCCTCAACCGCGAACGCATCCTGTTGCTGCAACCACGCGGCACTCAGAGTGCCCAGCAGCTGACTTGCGAAGCCTTGCGCCTGGGCCGCAGTCACACGGTTGTCAGCTGGCTTAACCCGCTGAACACAAACTCACGGCAACAACTGATCAGCGCAGCCCGTATCGGGGATGCTCAAAGCCTGAATATTCGACTGGGTTAA
- a CDS encoding DUF1653 domain-containing protein, translating into MPIQPGLYQHYKGPQYRVFSIARHSETEEEVVFYQALYGDYGFWVRPLNMFLESVEVDGEQVPRFALVQAEPSLFSKP; encoded by the coding sequence ATGCCGATACAACCTGGGCTCTACCAGCATTACAAAGGTCCACAGTACCGCGTATTCAGCATTGCGCGGCACTCGGAAACCGAAGAAGAAGTGGTCTTCTATCAAGCCCTGTATGGCGATTACGGCTTTTGGGTGCGTCCCTTGAACATGTTCCTGGAGTCGGTCGAAGTTGACGGCGAACAGGTGCCACGCTTTGCTTTGGTGCAAGCCGAACCGAGCCTTTTTTCGAAGCCATAA